The Plasmodium vinckei vinckei genome assembly, chromosome: PVVCY_14 genome window below encodes:
- a CDS encoding CCR4-associated factor 1, putative, which translates to MDERTKIVDVWANNLEEEFEKIRDIIESHPYVAIDTEFPGIVARPTGNVVDYNYQTIKCNVDLLKVIQLGVTFSNGKGVLPKVSTWQFNFKFDLDSDMYAQNSIDFLKLSGINFEKHQSLGIELLHFGEVIMSSGLVMNEDVKWISFHGCYDFAYLLKILTCCALPHSEGEFFDLLHDFFPSLYDIKYLLLNLNIKQLSRTFSLQKISEILSVKRIGRQHQAGSDSLVTCKTFFKLLELYFDNKIDDKKYSGIIYGLGTTIKNYNNKFDDNAYKHNNNNNNNGNNNGVYYGNNNYGKKNNNNGNNTSGYGNHYSNDKNHENNNSQYWDGKNDISGNNTNSHYMHNNINGNNNGDLYAYVDSTNNREYMIAFSKDAVKGNIKSDVLYNLYSDMNQNNYNMIGGMNNMGTNNNFNTNMCNNNNNNNGNINNTNGNMNNFAINKYNTSQIINSINKNGRMSLVNNTYINNNNNKIGDNINENSHSRMNTNDVSNGTHSMGMMDTIGSVGNVDGIPSMGNVGNYNQINNGNNNGGNNFNDCINYSDNGNKMGMDSSKLMNVIFNDIHSKVGNNSLSNDLSNINNGSLKRMDSNNMSDGNMNRNMGNLNNGIINLNGTNISNLNNSMILNTLNNMNNIGNMNIKNLRNLNNGININNFNNDIHANNVNMNNINMSNGCAMNINNQNGSINNMSINGSMNINNVYDEFRNIANVTNNGSNSNNNNNVNELNHLRKNSTKKLDISDDNLINVCKGSFESYNTNNNVLSANMAPGNLGTNNNSNVCMVNANYANYSNPIGNSTNTNNATSNGNNMFLHNMNNSNIGSNENTQMNNHNYYSMQNKYNSMGSFSNIINPILDKGVAENCDSEKRIMDNRNIVNNRNKSANNNNNSDINTKLNINKNTINNKINASHINYGKNNGISNSLNDNNSNFKGTHKINIMANNDIINSPTQNGTSKNEFSNSSNSSNNSNNNNDDDINTLQQNIHINRDDSFKDDKSSSLNKTAIGNMNLKHPPPPPPPPPPPPINNNMPNMLNTSSSIGSINGNNSENNNDPNVNKNNGIMKNINSSSSMNNIINILNGNTNEIKGSNPSSSNNTNNLTKHPSNGSNVSNGNKMNYTYGNTRGNYVNSVNRNNSNCSNSSNPDHMYNNSVSNKSSVDSSNYIPNVNINRDNTNNSNKIGKSFSSVTNINNGMNDQNSINGINNSIISKDSIGSNNNDGNVLVSVKDHTQSNSNTSRSNSKNSLMDGSKGSNYSGNNNKNSKNNNNNKNGNKNNKSKGKNKNITDNSHANGNKSSDKNSNKGNDNNGNNNKGRNNNNNSVKNKVNDKNNEDSIFDNNATDSNYVLINQRKNDNKNYSNLSVKGDDNISRINNNSAINNSNQELIDEQTKTRNADKNIYNNFYNNVNYFKSDNNMKQHSRIVGRGNGFPKNNTNQLLMKNNFHNNGLLNNEMLSHGVNNGDKNDFINNNDNLNPQNNYSNNGNNYGNDVNNYTNSLNNYTGNINNNYSNNLNSYTNNINSYADMLNQGINYNSNIKNNNNKGVTNYGEDSHNKMGSFSMMKMGRINHVSNNFKNNNGNTINNNNFDNNNEVNQNKLNDTISMNATNNFMNKKMSKENINMANYSMVNNINMNSFYMNNENSIGKINMNHGNQNNSNFFYDNNENGGSNIANIISNDQNYNSYSENFTNKLSNKSLNENNNRSLHGSIYNEKRDSSKLSYNYNEQIFLNENMLTENMGSFESAQESIYSYPNYDIKNKDRNYFYDS; encoded by the coding sequence ATGGATGAGAGAACGAAAATCGTAGATGTATGGGCAAATAATTTAGAGGAggaatttgaaaaaataagagaTATAATTGAAAGCCATCCTTATGTAGCCATTGACACAGAATTCCCTGGTATAGTTGCAAGACCGACAGGAAATGTAGTAGACTATAACTATCaaacaataaaatgtaaTGTAGATTTATTAAAGGTCATACAACTGGGTGTAACCTTTTCTAATGGGAAAGGTGTTTTACCTAAAGTATCAACATGGCagtttaattttaaattcgACCTTGATAGTGATATGTATGCTCAGAATTCAATAgactttttaaaattaagtggaataaattttgaaaaacaTCAATCATTAGGTATTGAGCTATTACATTTTGGTGAAGTAATTATGTCATCTGGTTTAGTTATGAATGAAGACGTAAAATGGATATCATTTCATGGTTGCTATGATTTTGCATATctgttaaaaatattaacatgCTGTGCATTGCCACATAGTGAAGGAGAATTTTTTGACTTATTACATGATTTTTTCCCATCGCtttatgatataaaatatttgttattaaatttaaatattaagcAATTAAGTCGCACATTTtctttacaaaaaattagtGAAATTTTAAGTGTCAAAAGAATAGGAAGACAGCATCAAGCGGGTTCAGACTCTTTAGTTACTtgtaaaacattttttaaattattagaaTTATACTTTGACAATAAAATAGATGACAAAAAGTATTCAGGTATTATATATGGCTTGGGAACcactataaaaaattataataataaatttgatgATAATGCATATAAGCATAATAACAACAATAACAATAACGGTAACAATAATGGTGTCTACTAcggaaataataattatggaaagaaaaacaataataatggtAATAATACATCAGGCTATGGAAATCATTATTCCAACGATAAAAATCacgaaaataataatagccAATATTGGGACggaaaaaatgatatatcaGGAAATAATACTAACAGtcattatatgcataataacattaatggtaataataatggtgATTTATATGCTTATGTAGATAGTACAAACAATAGAGAATATATGATTGCTTTTAGTAAAGATGCAGTAAAAgggaatataaaaagtgatgtattatataatttatattcagATATGAATCaaaacaattataatatgataGGAGGTATGAATAATATGggaacaaataataattttaatacaaatatgtgcaataataacaataataacaaCGGAAACATCAACAATACTAATGGaaatatgaacaattttgctattaataaatataatacatcacaaataattaattctataaataaaaatggaagaaTGAGTTTAGTTAATAATACAtacattaataataataacaataaaattgGAGATAATATTAACGAAAATAGCCATAGTAGAATGAACACCAATGATGTTAGTAATGGCACACATAGTATGGGAATGATGGATACTATTGGAAGCGTTGGGAATGTTGATGGAATTCCTAGTATGGGAAATGTAGGAAACtataatcaaataaataatggtAATAATAACGGaggtaataattttaacgactgtataaattattctgataatggaaataaaatggGAATGGACTCTTCGAAACTTATGaatgtaatttttaatgataTTCACTCCAAGGTCGGGAATAATAGCTTAAGTAATGATTTGAGCAATATCAATAATGGAAGTTTAAAACGCATGGATAGTAACAACATGAGCGATGGCAATATGAACAGGAATATGGGAAATCTTAACAATggcataataaatttaaatgggACAAATATAAGCAACTTAAATAATTCTATGAttttaaatacattaaACAATATGAACAACATTggaaatatgaatataaaaaatttaagaaatttaaataatggaataaatattaacaattttaataatgacATTCACGctaataatgtaaatatgAACAACATAAATATGAGTAACGGATGTGCTatgaatattaataatcaaaatggaagtattaataatatgagcATAAATGGGagtatgaatataaataatgtttaTGATGAATTTCGAAATATTGCAAATGTAACGAATAATGGTAGCAAtagtaacaataataataatgttaatgaattaaatcatttaagaaaaaatagtacTAAAAAATTGGATATATCCGatgataatttaataaatgtatgTAAAGGGTCTTTTGAGTCATATAatactaataataatgtgtTATCTGCCAATATGGCCCCAGGAAATTTAGGAACTAATAACAATAGTAATGTATGTATGGTCAATGCAAATTATGCTAATTATTCTAACCCAATTGGAAATAGCACTAATACTAACAATGCTACCAGCAATGGcaataatatgtttttacataatatgAACAATTCAAATATTGGGAGTAATGAAAATACCCAAATGAataatcataattattactccatgcaaaataaatataattcaatGGGGagtttttcaaatattataaatccTATACTTGATAAAGGAGTAGCAGAAAATTGTGATTCtgaaaaaagaattatgGACAATAGAAACATAGTTAATAATAGGAACAAGAGCgcaaataacaataataatagcgACATTAACACAAAActcaatataaataaaaatacaatcaataataaaattaatgcTTCACATATTAATTACGGGAAAAATAACGGTATTTCAAATtctttaaatgataataattctaATTTTAAAGGAACacacaaaattaatattatggCAAATAacgatataataaatagtcCTACTCAAAATGGCACATCAAAAAACGAATTTAGCAATAGTAGTAATAGTAgcaataatagtaataataataacgatgatgatataaatacttTGCAGCagaatattcatataaataggGATGACAGTTTTAAAGATGATAAAAGTTCGagtttaaataaaacagcAATAGGTAACATGAATTTAAAGCACCCGCCACCTCCTCCTCCTCCACCTCCTCCCCCGcctataaataataatatgccCAATATGTTGAACACTAGTAGTAGTATAGGCTCTAttaatggaaataatagtgaaaataataatgatccCAATgttaacaaaaataacGGTATTATGAAAAACATAAACTCTTCTTCCTCTATGAATAATATCatcaatatattaaatggtAATACcaatgaaataaaaggGAGTAATCCCAGCAGCTCTAATAACACCAACAATTTGACAAAACATCCTTCAAATGGTTCTAATGTAAGCAATggaaacaaaatgaattataCATATGGTAATACAAGGGGAAATTATGTAAACAGTGTAAACagaaataattcaaattgCTCTAATAGCTCCAATCCAGatcatatgtataataatagtgtatcaaataaaagttCAGTTGATAGCTCAAATTATATACCaaatgttaatataaatcGCGATAACACAAATAATTCTAATAAAATAGGAAAAAGCTTCAGCTCtgtaacaaatataaataatggtATGAACGACCAAAATAGCATTAACGGAATTAATAATAGCATTATTAGCAAAGATTCTATAGGAagcaataataatgatggaAATGTTTTGGTTTCTGTTAAAGACCACACTCAAAGTAATAGTAACACTAGTAGGAGCAATAGCAAAAATAGTTTGATGGATGGCTCTAAAGGCAGCAATTATAGTGGCAATAACAATAAgaatagtaaaaataataataacaataaaaatggaaataaaaataataagagcaaagggaaaaataaaaatattactgATAATAGTCATGCTAATGGTAATAAAAGTagtgataaaaatagtaataaaggtaatgataataatggaaataacaataaaGGTCGAAATAACAACAATAATTCtgtgaaaaataaagttaacgataaaaataatgaagatagcatttttgataataatgcAACAGATAGTAACTACGTTTTAATTAatcaaagaaaaaatgacaacaaaaattattcaaatttaaGTGTCAAAGgtgatgataatatatcaagaattaataataacagtgccataaataattcaaatcaAGAATTAATTGACGAGCAAACCAAAACACGAAACgcagataaaaatatatacaataatttttacaacaatgtgaattattttaaatctgataataatatgaaacaGCATAGCAGAATAGTGGGAAGAGGCAATGGATTtcctaaaaataatacaaaccaattattaatgaaaaataattttcataataatgggttattaaataatgaaatgtTAAGCCATGGAGTAAATAATggtgataaaaatgattttattaataataacgACAATTTGAATCCTCAAAACAATTATTCCAATAATGGAAATAACTATGGAAATGatgtaaataattacaCAAATAGCTTAAATAATTACACaggaaatataaataataattactcaaacaatttaaatagCTACActaacaatataaatagcTATGCAGATATGTTAAACCAAGGAATAAACTACAATtcgaatataaaaaataacaacaaTAAGGGAGTGACAAATTATGGCGAAGACtcacataataaaatgggAAGTTTTAGTATGATGAAGATGGGAAGGATTAATCATGTATCGAACaactttaaaaataataatggcaatacaattaataataacaattttgacaataataatgaagtaaatcaaaacaaattaaatgataCCATTAGCATGAATGcaacaaataattttatgaacaaaaaaatgagtaaagaaaatataaatatggcTAATTATTCTAtggtaaataatattaatatgaatagcttttatatgaataatgaaaattcaattgggaaaataaatatgaatcacggaaatcaaaataacagtaattttttttatgacaataatgaaaatggcGGGAGTAATATTGCTAACATAATTTCAAATgatcaaaattataattccTACTCagaaaattttacaaataaattatctaATAAATCAttgaatgaaaataataatagaagCTTACATGGATCTATATACAATGAAAAAAGAGACAGCTCAAAATTAAGTTACAATTACAATgaacaaatttttttaaatgaaaatatgcTAACAGAAAATATGGGATCTTTTGAATCGGCACAAGAAAGCATTTATTCTTATCCAAATTAtgacattaaaaataaagatagaaattatttttacgattcttaa